One window from the genome of Streptococcus parasanguinis encodes:
- a CDS encoding phospho-sugar mutase produces the protein MTYQENYQKWLDFAELPAYLRDELVAMDEKTKEDAFYTNLEFGTAGMRGLIGAGTNRINIYVVRQATEGLAQLIDSKGEEAKKRGVAIAYDSRHFSPEFAFESAQVLAAHGIKSYVFESLRPTPELSFAVRHLHTFAGIMVTASHNPAPFNGYKVYGEDGGQMPPADADALTDYIRAIENPFTVQLADLEESKANGLIEVIGENVDAEYLKEVKGVNINQDLINEYGRDMKIVYTPLHGTGEMLARRALAQAGFEAVQVVEAQAVPDADFSTVKSPNPENQAAFALAEELGRKVDADVLVATDPDADRLGVEIRQPDGSYLNLSGNQIGAIIAKYILEAHKTAGTLPANAALCKSIVSTELVTKIAESYGATMFNVLTGFKFIGEKIHEFETQHNHTYMLGFEESFGYLIKPFVRDKDAIQAVLIVAEIAAYYRSRGMTLADGIEEIYKQYGYFAEKTISVTLSGVDGAAEIKKIMDKFRGNAPKQFNNTDIAKTEDFLEQTATTADGVEKLTTPPSNVLKYILADDSWFAVRPSGTEPKIKFYIATVGESEADAKEKIANIEAEINAFVG, from the coding sequence ATGACCTATCAAGAAAACTACCAAAAATGGCTCGACTTTGCTGAATTACCAGCTTACCTTCGTGATGAGTTGGTCGCAATGGATGAAAAAACAAAAGAAGATGCCTTCTATACCAACCTTGAATTCGGTACAGCTGGTATGCGTGGATTAATCGGTGCTGGTACCAACCGTATTAATATCTATGTTGTTCGCCAAGCAACTGAAGGATTGGCCCAATTGATCGACTCAAAAGGTGAGGAAGCGAAGAAACGCGGTGTTGCGATCGCCTACGACAGCCGTCACTTCTCTCCTGAATTTGCTTTTGAATCTGCTCAAGTTTTGGCTGCTCACGGTATCAAATCTTATGTATTTGAAAGCCTACGTCCAACACCTGAATTGTCATTTGCTGTTCGTCACCTCCACACATTTGCTGGGATCATGGTAACCGCTAGCCACAACCCTGCTCCATTTAACGGATACAAGGTATACGGTGAAGACGGTGGACAAATGCCTCCAGCAGATGCTGATGCATTGACAGATTACATCCGTGCTATCGAAAATCCTTTCACTGTACAATTAGCTGACCTTGAAGAAAGCAAAGCTAACGGCTTGATTGAAGTTATCGGTGAAAACGTCGACGCTGAATACTTGAAAGAAGTGAAAGGCGTTAACATTAACCAAGACTTGATCAATGAATACGGTCGTGACATGAAGATTGTCTACACTCCACTTCATGGTACTGGTGAAATGTTGGCTCGTCGTGCTCTTGCCCAAGCTGGATTTGAAGCTGTTCAAGTTGTTGAAGCTCAAGCTGTTCCAGATGCTGACTTCTCAACTGTTAAATCTCCAAACCCTGAAAACCAAGCTGCCTTTGCTCTTGCTGAAGAACTTGGTCGCAAAGTAGACGCTGATGTATTGGTTGCAACTGACCCAGATGCTGACCGCCTTGGTGTTGAAATCCGCCAACCAGATGGTTCTTACCTCAACCTTTCTGGTAACCAAATCGGAGCTATCATTGCTAAATACATTCTTGAAGCTCACAAAACAGCTGGTACCCTTCCTGCCAATGCTGCCCTCTGTAAATCAATCGTATCAACTGAGTTGGTGACTAAGATTGCAGAAAGCTACGGCGCAACTATGTTTAATGTCTTGACTGGTTTCAAATTTATCGGTGAAAAAATCCATGAATTTGAAACACAACACAACCACACTTACATGCTTGGTTTCGAAGAAAGCTTCGGTTACCTGATCAAACCATTCGTACGTGACAAAGACGCTATCCAAGCCGTTCTTATCGTTGCTGAAATCGCAGCTTACTACCGCTCACGTGGTATGACTTTGGCAGATGGTATCGAAGAAATCTACAAACAATACGGTTACTTCGCAGAAAAAACCATCTCTGTTACCCTTTCAGGTGTGGACGGGGCTGCTGAAATCAAGAAAATTATGGATAAATTCCGTGGCAATGCTCCTAAACAATTTAACAATACAGACATTGCTAAGACAGAAGACTTCTTGGAACAAACAGCTACTACTGCTGACGGCGTTGAAAAATTGACAACTCCTCCAAGCAACGTGCTTAAATACATTTTGGCTGATGATTCATGGTTTGCCGTTCGTCCTTCAGGTACCGAACCAAAAATCAAATTCTACATCGCTACAGTTGGTGAATCTGAAGCAGATGCTAAAGAAAAAATTGCGAATATCGAAGCAGAAATCAATGCTTTTGTAGGCTAA
- the coaC gene encoding phosphopantothenoylcysteine decarboxylase yields the protein MTHITLAVTGSISAYKAADITSQLTKLGFEVKVLMTPSAQKFITPLTLQVLSKNQVGLDVMIEDDPQRIEHIDLGKETDLFLVAPASANTIAKLAMGLADNMVTSTALALPQRTKKLLAPAMNTKMLEHPATQRNLKLIQDYGYQIIQPRDAVLACGDKGAGALAPVETIVETVKENCL from the coding sequence ATGACACACATTACTTTAGCGGTTACCGGTAGTATTTCCGCCTATAAAGCGGCTGATATTACCAGCCAACTAACCAAATTGGGCTTTGAAGTGAAAGTCCTCATGACTCCTTCAGCCCAAAAATTTATCACCCCTTTAACCTTGCAAGTTCTTTCAAAGAATCAAGTCGGGCTAGATGTTATGATTGAAGACGATCCACAGCGGATCGAGCACATCGACCTTGGGAAAGAAACTGACCTCTTTCTTGTAGCGCCGGCCAGTGCCAATACCATTGCTAAATTGGCTATGGGACTGGCAGATAATATGGTCACAAGCACAGCTCTAGCCTTGCCTCAAAGGACTAAAAAATTACTGGCCCCTGCTATGAATACAAAAATGTTAGAACATCCCGCTACCCAACGAAATCTAAAGCTCATACAAGACTATGGTTACCAGATTATCCAACCTCGTGATGCTGTTCTTGCTTGTGGGGACAAAGGTGCTGGAGCTCTAGCGCCTGTAGAAACTATTGTAGAAACTGTTAAGGAGAATTGTTTATGA
- a CDS encoding thiol reductase thioredoxin, protein MEQFLEDIKDLEVTTVARAQEAIDQKETATFFIGRKTCPYCRKFAAKLATVVAETKAHIYFINSEEPSQLDALQAFRSTYGIPTVPGFLHIEAGEVSVRCDSSMSEEEIKAFAHL, encoded by the coding sequence ATGGAACAATTTTTAGAAGATATTAAAGATCTTGAAGTCACAACTGTCGCGCGTGCGCAAGAAGCGATCGATCAAAAAGAAACAGCGACCTTCTTTATCGGACGCAAGACTTGTCCTTACTGCCGGAAGTTCGCTGCTAAGTTAGCAACTGTCGTAGCTGAAACAAAAGCTCATATCTATTTTATTAATAGTGAAGAACCAAGTCAGCTAGACGCGTTACAAGCCTTCCGCTCAACCTACGGTATCCCAACTGTCCCAGGATTTTTACATATCGAAGCCGGTGAAGTCAGTGTTCGTTGCGACTCATCTATGTCTGAAGAAGAAATCAAAGCATTCGCTCATTTATAA
- a CDS encoding ECF transporter S component, translated as MRKSSSISRIAIFFAVMITIHFVTSFILQFVPSGIQPTLVHIPVVIASIIYGPRIGAILGLLMGLFSLTMNTLVITPASYLFSPFVPHGNLYSLIIAIVPRILIGVTPYFVYRWIRNRTGLVIAGIVGSMTNTVFVLSGIYFFFGNSFGGGIQNFLGLIVSTNSLIEVIATVLITSAVVPSLEKLK; from the coding sequence ATGAGAAAATCATCTTCTATTTCACGAATTGCCATCTTTTTTGCGGTGATGATCACCATTCACTTTGTGACGTCCTTCATTCTGCAATTTGTTCCATCAGGAATTCAACCAACCTTGGTTCATATTCCTGTCGTGATCGCCTCTATCATATACGGTCCACGGATTGGAGCTATCTTAGGACTCCTCATGGGACTCTTTAGCCTCACTATGAATACCCTGGTTATAACACCCGCTAGCTATCTCTTTAGTCCCTTTGTCCCTCACGGGAATCTCTACTCCCTTATCATTGCCATAGTCCCTCGGATTCTCATCGGAGTAACCCCATACTTCGTCTATCGCTGGATTCGCAATCGTACTGGACTTGTGATCGCTGGAATTGTCGGCTCTATGACCAATACTGTTTTCGTTCTAAGTGGGATTTACTTCTTCTTTGGTAACAGTTTTGGAGGGGGAATTCAAAATTTCCTTGGGTTGATTGTGTCTACTAACTCACTCATCGAAGTCATTGCGACAGTACTCATTACCAGTGCAGTCGTTCCATCTCTTGAAAAATTAAAATAA